DNA from Nocardioides seonyuensis:
CCGGCTGACCGGGGATCACTGGAGCGGGGGCAGGCCTTCCTCAGCCGACGTCCGCGAGGGAGCGGGTGACCGTGGAGTGGCGCCACCACAGGAGGTAGCCGCAGGTCACCATCGCGAGCGCGGTGAGCGCGAAGCCCAGCACCGACGTGCCGGCGTACGGCGTGATGGCGAACGCCGCGATCGCGTTGAAGGAGAGCGTCACGAAGGTCGCGCCCGACATGACGGCACCTCGTCGGCGGGGCAGCAGGTCCAGCATCATCAGCTGGATGTTCGGGTAGGCAAGGCCGTTGCCCAGGGCCAGGACAGTCACGCCGAGCAGCGGCCACGGCATCGAGGCGCCCCACGGGGTCAGCGCAGTCGCCACCCCGAGCGCCCCGCCGGCGATGGCCAGGCCGAAGCCGATGCCGATGAGTCGGTGCGGATCGACCACGCCGGCGGTCCGGCCGCTGATGGTGGAGCCGATCATCATCGCCCCGATCATCGGGACGAAGAGCTTCCAGTAGTCGAGCTCACCCATCCCCAGGACGTCGCCCACGAAGATCGCAGCGCCGCCGATGTAGAGGAACTGCGCGGCGAACACGAACGTCCCGGCCCAGGCGATGCGATGGAACGCCGCCAGGCGACCGACCTCCAGCAACCCTGCGACGACCTCGCCCACCCGCAGCGGCACGCGGTCCTCCGGCGGGTGGGACTCGGGAAGCACGAGCAGCGTCGCCGCGATCAGCACGGCACCCAGCAACCCCATGAACCAGAACACCAGGGGCCACGGGCCGAGCTGGAGGAGCACGCCTCCCAGGATCGGCGCGATCGCCGGTGCCAGGCCGAAGATCACCGCGACGCGGCTCATCAGGCGCTGCGCCTCGTGGCCGTCGAAGAGGTCGCGGATCACGGTCCGGCTCACGATCGTCGACCCACCCGCCGCGACGCCCTGGACCGCCCGGCCCACCAGCAGCCAGGCGAGCGACGGCGCGAAGGCGCAGGCGATGGAGGCGAGCGCGTAGACCGCCAGCGACCCGACGATGACGGGCCGTCGACCGATCGCGTCGGAGAGCGGCCCGTGGAAGATGCTCACCGCGGCGAAGGCGAGCATGTAGGTCGTGACGACGAGCTGCATCTCGCCGGACCCCACGGAGAAGTCGCGCTCCATCGAGTCGAAGGCCGGGAAGGGCGTGTCGATGCTGAACGGCCCGATCATTGCGAGCATCGCCAGGACGACCGGGATCCCGACCAGTGCCCGGCGCGAGCTGCGGTCGAGGTCGGTCGTCACGAGCGCAGTCTGCTCTCCACTGGCCGCGGATCAGGAATTGCTGAACACCGCCGGGCCGCCGTCGTCACCGGGGGCGTCGGGGCCACGGCCGGCCCACGACCAGGCGTAGGACGGGTCCTCGACCGCGAGACCACCCTCACCGAGCTCGAGCGGGGCGAAGGTGTCGACCATGACGGCCGACTCGGCGAAGTAGTCCACCCCGAGCGAGGCCTCGATCGCGCTGGGCTGCGGGCCGTGCGCGTGGCCGCCGGGGTGCAGGCTGATCGACCCGATGCCGATGCCGGAGCCCTTGCGGGCCTCGTAGTCGCCGCCGACGTAGAACATGACCTCGTCGGAGTCGACGTTGGAGTGGTAATAGGGGACCGGGATGGCGAGCTCGTGGTAGTCGACCTTGCGCGGCAGGAAGTTGCACACCACGAAGTTGTGGCCCTCGAAGACCTGGTGGACCGGCGGCGGCTGGTGCACCTTGCCGGTGATCGGCATGTAGTCCTCGATGTTGAAGGTGTAGGGGTAGAGGCACCCGTCCCACCCGACCACGTCGAACGGGTGCGTGGCGTAGGTCAGGCGGGTGCCCACGACACCGGCGCTGGTGCGGTGCTTGACCAGCACGTCGACGTCCTGGCCGTCGACCACGTGGGTCTGTGTCGGGCCGTGCAGGTCGCGCTCGCAGTAGGGCGCGTGCTCGAGGAGCTGCCCGAACCTCGAGAGGTAGCGCTTCGGGGGATGGATGTGGGAGTTGGCCTCGATGGCGTAGAGGCGGCTCGGCTCGGCGGGCACCCAGCGGTGGTCGGTCGAGCGGGGTACGACGACGTAGTCACCGGCCCGGTAGGCGATCACTCCGAAGACCGTCTCGACCGTCCCCGAGCCGGCCTCCACGAACACGCACTCGTCACCGATCGCGTTGCGGTAGATCGGCGAGGGCTCCGTCCCGGTGCGGACGTAGCTGATGCGCACGTCGTTGTTGCCCAGGACCAGCCGGCGACCCTCCACCGGGCACGCTCCGGCGCCTTCTCCGGTGAAGAGGTCCTGCAGCCGGAGGTGCCGCGGCTTGAGCGGGTGGTTGGGCGTGCGGCTCTGGTCGGGCAGGGCCCACACCTGGCTGTCGGTGATCGCGCTCGGGACGCCGCGGTGGTAGAGCAGGGAGGAGTCGGAGGAGAACCCCTCCTCCCCCATCAGCTCCTCCCGGAGGAGGTCACCGCCCTCGGTGCGCAGCTGGGTGTGGCGCTGCCTCGGCAACGCTCCGACGGCTCGGTAGTAAGGCATGCGTGCGACTCCAGTGTTCGATAATCGGGGACGCCTGTCCGTTATCTGGTGGCTAGAGTAGACGCGTGAGCGCTGACACACCACCGTCCGCAGACCTCCCCCACGCTAGCCTCCCGGAGCCCTGGCGCGCCCTCGTCGACGACGCCGCGGTCTTCCCTCCTGGCAACGCGCCGCTGGACGACGCCCTCTCGGCGTTCGAGGCGCGGCAGGAGGAGTGGTTCGCCGAACTCGTCGGGTCCTTCGTGGTCCGAGACACCGACCTGGGGTCGGTTCCGGCGTCGATCCCCGTCTCGGTCGTGCTCAGCACCGGGGCCGGCGCCGTCGAGGGCGTCGTACGACAGGCCGCGAAGCGGGGGCTCAGGCTGGCCGGGCTGGAGCTGGCGCTGAACGACCTGCAGGACCTGGCCGGCAACGTGCGACGCGTCGACGCGGCCGTGCGGGCGGTCGAGGTCGACGCCCCCGTCTTCATCGAGATCCCCGGACCCGCCACGGCGGCCTGGCTCGCCGCAGCCGACGAGGTGGCGGCCTGCGACCACCGGCTCAAGCTCCGCCTGGGCAACCTCGACCACGACCTCGTCCCTGACTCGGGCACGGTCGCCGCCTGGATCGACGCGGCGCTCGACCGCGAGACCCGCTTCAAGGCCACGGCCGGCCTGCACCGCGCGGTCCGTCACGACCCCGAGGGCGGCGGGGCGCACGGCTTCCTCAACGTCATGGCCGCCACCCAGGCCCTCTGGGACGGCGGCTCCGCCGCAGAGGCCGCCCAGGTTCTCGAGCAGCGCGACGGGGCGACCCTCGCGGCCACCGACCTGTCCGCGGCCCGTCGCTGGTTCACCTCCTTCGGGTCGTGCTCGGTGACCGAGCCGCTCGATGACCTGACCGCCCTCGGCCTCCTGGAGATGCCCCAGCCATGAGCTCAGTGACCACCGCCCAGTCCTCGTCGGGCTTCGGCCTCGACCACCTGCCGTACGGCATCTTCTCGACCGCCGACGGCCCGCGTCGCGTGGGCGTCCGGCTGGAGGACCGCGTGCTCGACCTCGCGGCCGCGACCGGACGTGCGGAGCTCGCCCGCCCCTCGCTCAACGACTTCATGGCGCTCGGTCACGACGCGTGGCAGGAGCTGCGCGACTCGCTGCCCGGCCTCCTGGGGACCGGCGACCACCAGCACCGACTCGCCGACGTCGAGCTCCACCTGCCGATCGAGGTCGGCGACTACGTCGACTTCTACGCCTCCGAGCACCACGCCTCCAACGTCGGGCGCATCTTCCGGCCCGACCAGGAGCCGCTGCTGCCCAACTGGAAGCACCTGCCGGTGGGCTACCACGGGCGTTCGGGCACGGTCGTCGCGAGCGGCACCGAGATCATCCGGCCGCAGGGGCAGCGCAAGGCGCCCGACGCGACGGCCCCGACGTTCGGCCCGAGCCAGCGCCTCGACATCGAGGCCGAGCTCGGCTTCGTGGTCGGCACCCCCTCCCGCCTGGGCGAGCCGGTCAGCACCGCCGACTTCGTCAGGCACACCTTCGGCGTGGTCGGGCTCAACGACTGGTCCGCACGCGACATCCAGGCGTGGGAGTACGTCCCGCTGGGGCCGTTCCTCGGCAAGTCCTTCGCCACCTCCATCAGCCACTGGGTCACCCCGCTGGCCGCTCTCGACGCGGCCTGGACCGAGCTGCCGGGCCAGGACGACCCGGAGGTGCTCGACTACCTCCGGGTCGACGGTCCGGCCGGTCTCGACATCGACGTGGAGGTGGTGCTCGACGGCGAGGTCGTGTCACGTCCTCCCTACCGCACGATGTACTGGTCGCCGGCCCAGATGCTCGCCCACACCACCGTCAACGGCGCCACGGTCCGCACCGGCGACCTCTGGGGGTCGGGGACCATCTCCGGACCGGGCCGCGACGAGCGCGGCTCGCTCCTCGAGCTGAGCTGGGGAGGCAAGGAGCCGTTCACCGTGGCCGGTCGCGAGCGCACCTTCCTCGAGGACGGCGACGAGGTGACGCTCCGCTACACCGCGCCCTCGACCGGAGGCGGACGGCTCTCGCTCGGCGAGGTGGTAGGCCGAATCGCCCCCGCACGCACGGCGCGCCTCTAGGCTGGCCCGCGTGAGACAGCTCGGTCAGTACCCTCCGCCGAGGCACGTCCTCGCCCACCTCTCCGACCCGCACCTGCTGGCCGGCAACGTCCGGCAGTACGGCGTCGTGGACACCGAGGCCGGGCTGGCTCGCGTGCTGGAGCGCCTCGCCGAGGTGGATCCGCGCCCCCACGCCCTGGTCTTCACCGGCGACCTGGCCGACAGGGCCGAGCCCGACGCCTACCGCAGGCTCCGCGAGATCGTCGAGCCGGCCGCCGAGGCGATGGGCGCCGAGGTCGTGTGGACCATGGGCAACCACGACGAGCGCGAGCCCTACGCCCGCGGGCTGTTCGGCGAGTCCGGCGACCGGCCCCAGGACCGGGTGCACGAGGTCGACGGCCTCCGCATCGTCTCGCTCGACACCAGCGTCCCGGGCTACCACCACGGCGACCTCACCCACGACCAGCTGGCGTGGCTGCGTGACGTGCTCGCCGAGCCGGCGCCCCACGGCACGATCCTCGCCATGCACCACCCGCCGCTCCCGCTCCCGATGCTGCCCGCAGCCGAGCTGATCGAGCTGCTCGACCAGGACCGTCTCGCTGCGGTCGTGGAGGGCACCGACGTGCGCGGGATCCTGGCCGGCCACCTGCACTTCTCGACCTGGTCCACCTTCGCAGGGGTGCCGGTCTCGGTGGCCAGCGCGAGCTGCTACACCTCCGACCCTGTCCCGAGACCCGACCGCTTCGTGTCCGGCGTGGACGCCAACCAGGCCTTCACGATGGTGCACGCCTACGACGACCGGCTCGTCCACACCATCGTTCCCCTGGAGCAGGGTGCCGAGGTCACCCACGTCACGCTCGGGACAGTCGCCCCGATGGAGGACCTCGAGCTCGACCAGATCCACGAGCTCGCCTCCTCCAAGGCCTCCCCGTTCAACGTGGGCGAGGTCTGAGGTGCGACTGCTCCTGATGCGTCACGGGCAGACGCACGCCAACGTCTCGGGCGAGCTCGACACCGCCCACCCCGGCCTCGAGCTCACCGACCTGGGCCACACCCAGGCGACCGCGGCGGCGCAGGCGCTGCTCGACGAGCACCTCGACGCGATCTACGTGTCCAGCCGCGTCCGCACCCACCAGACCGCCACCCCCACGGCACGGGCGCGGTCGTTGACGCCCGTCCAGCTCGACGGCCTCCACGAGATCGCGGCCGGCGACTTCGAGATGCAGTCCGACCACGACTCCGTGCACGGCTACATCTCGACGGTGGCCGCCTGGATCGAGGGCGACCACGACCGTCGGATGCCCGGCGGCGAGACGGCCCACGAGTTCCTCGAGCGGTACGACGCCGCGGTCCGCACCATCGTCGATGCCGGTCACGACGCCGCGTTGATCGTCAGCCACGGCGCCGCCCTCCGCACCTGGACGTCGCTGCGCCTGCTCCCCGACCAGGGTGCTCCCGCGGCCACCGAGCCCCTCCACAACACCGCCCTCATCATCCTCGAGGGCGACTTCGAGGCCGGCTGGTCGCTGGTGTCCTGGCACGGCGAGGCCTGTGGCGGGCGCTTCCTCGACGACGAGTCGGCGCTCGACCCCACCGGCGACCTGGACGACGCCGTCGACCAGTAGGGGCCGCTTTCTCGACCGCCAGCCGGCGACACGTCGTACTGCGATCGCGACACGCGGCACGTTCCCTGCGGGCACATACCCCATATGCGGCTTGTGTGGGTGCCGAGAACACCGATTGAGTTCCGTCGGCGGGGGCACGGCTAGCGAGCTCCGACAACAGACCGTCGGAGCGGGTGGACCCCGCGCGACTCGGACACACGAGTCTGTGTCCACATCTCGGAAGGATTCACCATGCGTGCAGAATCTGGCTCCACTCAAAGGGAACGGTCTCCGCGTTCCAGAGCTGTGACCTTCGCCGTCGCCGCTCTGACTGCGGGAGCCGTGGTACTTCAGAGCGCTGGCGTGGCAACCGCGAGTGACGTCCGCGTGGAGGCGCCTGCGAACGTGCTCGCGAACATGGAGGAAGCTCTCATCGAAGTAGGTGCCACACCGACCACGGTGACCGCTGAAGACGGCAGCGGTGTCGACGTCCAGCTTCCGGGCGCCGCGAGCCAGGCGGCTGTGGCCACGACGCCCGCTGGCGTGCTCACCATGGAGGTGCCCGCCCAGGGCCGCGACCTTGCTCAAGGGGATGACTCGATCACCCTCCTAGACGGGTCTGCGACTGACACTGCGGTGGCCGTTCAGCGCACAGAGTCTGGACTTCGTGCGCTCGTCCACATCGACTCCATCGAGGCACCGGAGCGGTTCCAGTTCCCGATCGGCGGCGATGTCGCCGAGATTAAGCTGACCGCTGACGGCGGAGCCGCCGCACTCGACGCTGAAGGCCACGTCGTGGCGACCGCGCCTGCTCCCTGGGCCATTGACGCCAACGGCGTGTCGGTGCCGACTCGCTTCGAGGTTGATGGGACCACGTTGATCCAGACGGTTGACCACCGTGGTGGTGACTACGCATATGGCATCGTCGCCGACCCGAGCTGGTACTTCTGGGCGAAGTGCGGAGCCGCACTCACGCTCTTCATTGCCCAGAACCTCACCCCAGCCAAGCTCGCCAGGGCAGGCACCATCCTCAAGTCGACGTACACCTT
Protein-coding regions in this window:
- a CDS encoding multidrug effflux MFS transporter, with the translated sequence MTTDLDRSSRRALVGIPVVLAMLAMIGPFSIDTPFPAFDSMERDFSVGSGEMQLVVTTYMLAFAAVSIFHGPLSDAIGRRPVIVGSLAVYALASIACAFAPSLAWLLVGRAVQGVAAGGSTIVSRTVIRDLFDGHEAQRLMSRVAVIFGLAPAIAPILGGVLLQLGPWPLVFWFMGLLGAVLIAATLLVLPESHPPEDRVPLRVGEVVAGLLEVGRLAAFHRIAWAGTFVFAAQFLYIGGAAIFVGDVLGMGELDYWKLFVPMIGAMMIGSTISGRTAGVVDPHRLIGIGFGLAIAGGALGVATALTPWGASMPWPLLGVTVLALGNGLAYPNIQLMMLDLLPRRRGAVMSGATFVTLSFNAIAAFAITPYAGTSVLGFALTALAMVTCGYLLWWRHSTVTRSLADVG
- a CDS encoding homogentisate 1,2-dioxygenase, which translates into the protein MPYYRAVGALPRQRHTQLRTEGGDLLREELMGEEGFSSDSSLLYHRGVPSAITDSQVWALPDQSRTPNHPLKPRHLRLQDLFTGEGAGACPVEGRRLVLGNNDVRISYVRTGTEPSPIYRNAIGDECVFVEAGSGTVETVFGVIAYRAGDYVVVPRSTDHRWVPAEPSRLYAIEANSHIHPPKRYLSRFGQLLEHAPYCERDLHGPTQTHVVDGQDVDVLVKHRTSAGVVGTRLTYATHPFDVVGWDGCLYPYTFNIEDYMPITGKVHQPPPVHQVFEGHNFVVCNFLPRKVDYHELAIPVPYYHSNVDSDEVMFYVGGDYEARKGSGIGIGSISLHPGGHAHGPQPSAIEASLGVDYFAESAVMVDTFAPLELGEGGLAVEDPSYAWSWAGRGPDAPGDDGGPAVFSNS
- the fahA gene encoding fumarylacetoacetase, whose amino-acid sequence is MSSVTTAQSSSGFGLDHLPYGIFSTADGPRRVGVRLEDRVLDLAAATGRAELARPSLNDFMALGHDAWQELRDSLPGLLGTGDHQHRLADVELHLPIEVGDYVDFYASEHHASNVGRIFRPDQEPLLPNWKHLPVGYHGRSGTVVASGTEIIRPQGQRKAPDATAPTFGPSQRLDIEAELGFVVGTPSRLGEPVSTADFVRHTFGVVGLNDWSARDIQAWEYVPLGPFLGKSFATSISHWVTPLAALDAAWTELPGQDDPEVLDYLRVDGPAGLDIDVEVVLDGEVVSRPPYRTMYWSPAQMLAHTTVNGATVRTGDLWGSGTISGPGRDERGSLLELSWGGKEPFTVAGRERTFLEDGDEVTLRYTAPSTGGGRLSLGEVVGRIAPARTARL
- a CDS encoding metallophosphoesterase, which produces MRQLGQYPPPRHVLAHLSDPHLLAGNVRQYGVVDTEAGLARVLERLAEVDPRPHALVFTGDLADRAEPDAYRRLREIVEPAAEAMGAEVVWTMGNHDEREPYARGLFGESGDRPQDRVHEVDGLRIVSLDTSVPGYHHGDLTHDQLAWLRDVLAEPAPHGTILAMHHPPLPLPMLPAAELIELLDQDRLAAVVEGTDVRGILAGHLHFSTWSTFAGVPVSVASASCYTSDPVPRPDRFVSGVDANQAFTMVHAYDDRLVHTIVPLEQGAEVTHVTLGTVAPMEDLELDQIHELASSKASPFNVGEV
- a CDS encoding histidine phosphatase family protein, whose translation is MRLLLMRHGQTHANVSGELDTAHPGLELTDLGHTQATAAAQALLDEHLDAIYVSSRVRTHQTATPTARARSLTPVQLDGLHEIAAGDFEMQSDHDSVHGYISTVAAWIEGDHDRRMPGGETAHEFLERYDAAVRTIVDAGHDAALIVSHGAALRTWTSLRLLPDQGAPAATEPLHNTALIILEGDFEAGWSLVSWHGEACGGRFLDDESALDPTGDLDDAVDQ